GCCGTGTTCGTGGTGGTATTCGCGGCCGCCGGGATCACCCTTAAAATGATCTTTACCCCGGAAAAACTGCGGACCCTGATCATGCCCAAGATCGAACAGGCGGTGGACCGCAAGGTCATGGTCAACAAGTTTTCGCTTAAGGTATGGACCGGGCTGGGGGTAGAGCTGGACGGGATAGAGCTGGCCAACGCCAAAGGCTTTGCCGACCAGCCCATGGTCAAAGTGGAATCCATAGTGCTCAAGATCAACCTGCTGGGATTGCTGAAGCGGCAGTTGGTAATTTCCAGTCTGGTGATCGACAAGCCGGAGATACTGATAGAAAAGGACATCAAGGGCGTCTTCAACTTCTCCGATCTGGTCAAGCCCGCGCCCCAAGGGCAGGAGCAGAAGACAGCCGCTCCGCCCTCGTCCTCGCCGGTCTCTTTGGCCATGCAGTCCTTCCGCATCAAGGACGGACGGTTCGAATTTGAGGACCGGCAGGGCAAGGTTAAGGCCCTGGCTTTCGGTATAAACGAGGAACTGAGTTTCTCGGCCGACCTCAAGCTGGAGAACATCCGGACCAAGGGGACGATCAAGGTGGCCGACATCTCGGCCGAGGCGCCGGGACTCAAGGTCAGCAAGATCTACGTCAACATCAACCACGACATCGCGATCAACCTGCCGAAGAAAATAGTCACCATCAACGACATCACGGTGGCCCCGCAGGGCATCGCCTTTTCCCTGGGCGGCACCGTCACTAACTTCGACAGCCTGCCCATTCTCGACTTGGCGCTGAAGACCTCCGCCATCGAGATCAAGCAGATCATCAACGCCCTGCCGCCGGAGATTAAAGCTCAGGCCAAGGACGTTCAGGCCACCGGTCAGATCGAGCTGGGCCTAAAAGTAACCGGGCAGATAGATCCCAAGGACCCCAGGTCCCTGCCCAAGGTGGACGGCTCCATGGCTCTTAAGAACATCGGCATCAAGTACGCCATGCTGCCCAAGTCGGTCTCCGACGTCAACGGCCAGATCGCCTTCAGCGAGAAGGACCTAAACATCAAAAACATCTCGGCCAAGCTGGGCACGGCCGGGTTTTCAATGTCCTGTTTAGTTCAAAACTTCGAGAACCCTTACGTCAAGGCCGCCTTCAAGGGAAATTTTGACCTGGGCGAGGTCAAGGACTACGTGCCGCTGGAGGAGGGCCTGACGCTGTCGGGAAAGATCAACGCCGATTTCAAGGCCGAGGGAAAGATCAAGGACGTCAACAGTTTTAAAATGGACGGAAAGATCGAACTCAGAAACCTGAACTTTGCCACCGCGGCCCTGCTGAAGCCGGTCAGCGACATGAACGGCACGGTGCAGCTGACCAAGAATCTGATTAACATCCCGGACATCTCCTGCAAGATAGGGAGGTCTTCGATGTCCTTCAATGCCCAGGTCAAGAACTTTTTGAGCCTGGTCCCGGAGCAGCCGGCCCCCAAGGGCGGCAAGGCTCCGGTCGTTTTACCCAAGCAGGGCAAGGCCGTGATTACCTTCGCCCTCAATTCCCCGCTTTTAGACCTGGACGAGATGCTTCCCCCGCCGCCGAAAGCCTCCGACGCCGCCAAGTCTTTGTCGGACAAGAAAGCGCCGCCTGTAATGCTGCCCCTGCCCGATATGCTGATGGACGGCAAGGTGCGGATTGCCAAGATCAAATTCCTTAAAATAGACTTCGACAACCTGGCCGGCAATCTGACCCTGGCCGACCGCAAGCTCAATCTGGACGGGCAGGTCAATGTCTACTCCGGCAAGGTGCGGGGCACGGTCTGGGCCGATCTCAACGATCTCACAAAAATTGAATACCGGCTGGGGGCCAACGCCGAAAAATTAGAGGCCGATGATTTCCTGACGGCCCTAACTCCATTAGACAACCGGATGCATGCCAAACTGGACGTCAAGGGCGACTTTTCCGGCCTGGCCCCGGACACTATTTTAATCAAGAAGACGCTGAAAGGGCAGGGCAAAGCCAGCACCGGGGAGGGCAAGATCACCAACTGGCCGATGCTGGCCGACATCCTCAGCTACTGCAATCTGAGCGAGACCCGGGAAGTATCCTTCCGCTCACTTACCATGGGCTTCAGGATCGCGGACGAGAAGATATATCTTGATGACCTGCAGATGGCCAGCAAGTTCGGTGACGTCAGCCTTTCCGGCAGTTCCAGTTTCCTGGGTTACCTGGACTACCGGGTGTCCATAACCCTGACCAAGGAGGAATCGGACAAGGTCAAGCTCAAGGGCGGCAACGTGGCCGGGCTTTTCACCAACAAGGACGGCCGGGTGGCGCTGGACCTGCTGGTCAAGGGGCAGTCACCCAAGCCGGGCATCGGCCTGGATACCCAGATGGCCCAGGCCCGCTTAAAAGGCAAGGCCCAGGAGGAGATTGACAAGGCTAAGAAACAGGCCGAGGAGGCGGCCCAAAAACAGGC
This DNA window, taken from candidate division TA06 bacterium, encodes the following:
- a CDS encoding AsmA family protein, with the translated sequence MPKFLKIILIIAAVFVVVFAAAGITLKMIFTPEKLRTLIMPKIEQAVDRKVMVNKFSLKVWTGLGVELDGIELANAKGFADQPMVKVESIVLKINLLGLLKRQLVISSLVIDKPEILIEKDIKGVFNFSDLVKPAPQGQEQKTAAPPSSSPVSLAMQSFRIKDGRFEFEDRQGKVKALAFGINEELSFSADLKLENIRTKGTIKVADISAEAPGLKVSKIYVNINHDIAINLPKKIVTINDITVAPQGIAFSLGGTVTNFDSLPILDLALKTSAIEIKQIINALPPEIKAQAKDVQATGQIELGLKVTGQIDPKDPRSLPKVDGSMALKNIGIKYAMLPKSVSDVNGQIAFSEKDLNIKNISAKLGTAGFSMSCLVQNFENPYVKAAFKGNFDLGEVKDYVPLEEGLTLSGKINADFKAEGKIKDVNSFKMDGKIELRNLNFATAALLKPVSDMNGTVQLTKNLINIPDISCKIGRSSMSFNAQVKNFLSLVPEQPAPKGGKAPVVLPKQGKAVITFALNSPLLDLDEMLPPPPKASDAAKSLSDKKAPPVMLPLPDMLMDGKVRIAKIKFLKIDFDNLAGNLTLADRKLNLDGQVNVYSGKVRGTVWADLNDLTKIEYRLGANAEKLEADDFLTALTPLDNRMHAKLDVKGDFSGLAPDTILIKKTLKGQGKASTGEGKITNWPMLADILSYCNLSETREVSFRSLTMGFRIADEKIYLDDLQMASKFGDVSLSGSSSFLGYLDYRVSITLTKEESDKVKLKGGNVAGLFTNKDGRVALDLLVKGQSPKPGIGLDTQMAQARLKGKAQEEIDKAKKQAEEAAQKQAEELKKKAAEEAKKLFKWK